The following proteins come from a genomic window of Desulfuromonas sp.:
- a CDS encoding 23S rRNA (guanosine(2251)-2'-O)-methyltransferase RlmB: MSDLLYGINPVVEALRGSRRKPQELLLQDDARSPRLEELQQTARQQNIPVRLCRRQELDKLAGNNRHQGVLLRISPFPYIDIDELIVRARQSDRPVFILILDGITDPHNFGAILRSADAVGCHGVIVAKDRSCPVTGVVEKSAAGALSHIPLCQVTNLARTMDRLREEHVWLYGLAGEEGASSLYDIDLKGDLALVVGSEGSGLRPVVRKRCDLFLSIPMAGGVSSLNASVAAAVTLFEVVRQRVEKKGRN; this comes from the coding sequence ATGTCCGATCTCCTCTACGGGATCAATCCGGTCGTCGAAGCCCTCCGCGGCAGTCGCCGCAAGCCGCAGGAGTTGCTGCTGCAGGATGATGCCAGATCGCCCCGTTTGGAGGAATTGCAGCAAACAGCCCGTCAGCAAAATATTCCGGTGCGGCTCTGCCGGCGCCAGGAACTCGATAAGCTGGCCGGCAACAATCGGCATCAGGGAGTTCTTCTCCGGATCTCACCTTTTCCCTATATCGATATTGATGAATTGATCGTGCGGGCCCGGCAGAGTGACCGGCCGGTGTTTATTCTGATTCTCGACGGCATAACCGATCCACATAATTTCGGGGCAATCCTGCGCAGTGCCGACGCCGTCGGCTGCCATGGGGTTATTGTTGCCAAAGATCGATCCTGCCCGGTGACCGGCGTGGTTGAGAAGTCGGCGGCCGGTGCCCTGTCGCATATTCCGCTCTGCCAGGTGACCAATCTGGCACGTACGATGGATCGGTTGCGCGAGGAGCATGTCTGGCTGTACGGCCTGGCCGGCGAGGAGGGTGCATCCTCTCTTTATGATATTGACCTCAAAGGCGATCTGGCTCTGGTTGTCGGCAGCGAGGGGAGCGGCTTGCGGCCGGTGGTGCGCAAACGCTGCGATCTGTTCCTGTCGATTCCGATGGCTGGCGGGGTTTCGTCCCTCAACGCTTCAGTGGCAGCAGCGGTGACGTTGTTTGAAGTTGTTCGGCAACGAGTGGAGAAGAAAGGTCGAAATTGA
- a CDS encoding orotidine-5'-phosphate decarboxylase, whose translation MITARERLIFALDVDSFDEARKWVELLHEKVGVFKVGKQLFTRCGPEVVRMIQEQGSDVFLDLKYHDIPNTVAKAGVEACRLGARIFNVHALGGREMMERVVAETDACGCENRPLRIAVTILTSSTEETLKGIGIDRPVAEMVPRLAKLTQDAGMDGVVASPKEVGLIREACGDDFIIITPGVRPTFAAMDDQKRVTTPAEAISAGADYLVIGRPISAAADPVVAAEMILEEMESALAAR comes from the coding sequence ATGATTACAGCCAGAGAAAGATTGATTTTTGCCCTTGATGTTGACAGCTTTGACGAGGCCCGAAAATGGGTTGAGTTGCTGCATGAAAAAGTCGGTGTGTTCAAGGTCGGCAAGCAGTTGTTTACCCGGTGCGGGCCGGAGGTTGTCCGGATGATCCAGGAACAGGGGAGTGATGTCTTCCTGGATCTGAAATATCATGATATCCCCAATACCGTCGCCAAGGCCGGGGTCGAAGCCTGCCGGCTCGGTGCCCGGATTTTCAACGTACACGCCCTTGGCGGACGCGAGATGATGGAGCGGGTCGTCGCCGAAACCGATGCCTGCGGTTGCGAGAATCGTCCCCTGCGGATCGCCGTTACCATTCTGACCTCTTCGACCGAAGAGACCTTGAAAGGGATCGGTATTGACCGTCCTGTTGCCGAGATGGTGCCGCGTCTGGCGAAATTGACCCAGGATGCCGGCATGGATGGCGTTGTCGCCTCACCAAAAGAGGTCGGGCTGATTCGCGAGGCCTGCGGTGATGACTTTATTATCATTACCCCCGGAGTCCGTCCGACTTTTGCTGCGATGGATGATCAGAAGCGGGTGACGACCCCTGCTGAAGCGATCTCCGCCGGCGCCGATTATCTCGTTATTGGTCGGCCGATATCGGCCGCGGCCGATCCGGTAGTCGCTGCTGAAATGATCCTCGAAGAAATGGAAAGCGCCCTGGCGGCGCGCTGA
- a CDS encoding haloacid dehalogenase type II, whose product MAKIGSMGIRACLFDAYGTLFDVHSAVGQYIDLLGRDAAKISELWRNRQLEYTWLRSLMHKHADFWQVTQDALDFALDSYGIDDKELRQKLLDAYLRLDCYPEVAQTLKDLKDRDVGLAILSNGSPMMLKAAVENAGLKDHFDAILSVEEAGVFKVDPRTYQLGVDYFNVSAAELCFLSSNAWDVAGAATFGLNVVWVNRFGQKPERLPGEPVSEIKTLKELPLLLSN is encoded by the coding sequence ATGGCTAAAATCGGTTCAATGGGAATCAGGGCCTGTCTTTTTGATGCATACGGCACCTTGTTTGATGTCCATTCCGCGGTCGGTCAGTATATCGATCTGCTCGGTCGCGATGCTGCCAAAATTTCCGAACTCTGGCGGAACAGGCAGCTGGAATACACCTGGCTGAGAAGCCTGATGCACAAGCATGCCGATTTTTGGCAGGTGACGCAGGATGCCCTCGACTTTGCCCTGGACAGTTATGGTATAGATGACAAAGAACTTCGCCAGAAGCTTCTCGATGCATATCTTCGTCTCGATTGTTATCCTGAAGTGGCTCAGACCCTCAAGGATTTAAAGGATAGGGATGTCGGGCTCGCAATTCTCTCGAATGGCTCACCCATGATGCTCAAGGCTGCGGTAGAGAATGCCGGACTCAAGGATCATTTTGACGCGATTTTGTCGGTCGAAGAAGCCGGCGTATTCAAGGTTGACCCACGGACCTATCAACTCGGGGTCGATTATTTCAATGTTTCGGCCGCCGAGCTCTGCTTCCTTTCTTCCAATGCCTGGGATGTGGCCGGAGCAGCAACATTCGGGCTGAATGTCGTCTGGGTGAACCGCTTCGGCCAGAAGCCGGAACGGCTCCCGGGAGAACCGGTATCAGAAATCAAAACGCTGAAGGAATTACCGCTACTGCTCTCCAATTGA
- a CDS encoding 4-hydroxy-3-methylbut-2-en-1-yl diphosphate synthase has protein sequence MTENTRQIMVGDVAVGGGAPVSVQSMTNTDTRNVAATLEQIRQLTAAGCEIVRCAVPDATAAEALRAIKAECPIPLIADIHFDHKLALASVAAGVDALRINPGNIGETWKVREIVAACADRGIPIRIGVNAGSLEKKVLEAYGHPCAEALVVSAIGNIRILEDLNFDQIKVSIKASDVQRTIVAYRMLAGKVDYPLHIGVTEAGTIWSGTIKSAIGIGALLAEGIGDTLRVSLTGDPVEEIRVGWEILKSLELRERGPVFISCPTCGRCEIDLIDVAEEVERRLHGLPKKISVAVMGCVVNGPGEAREADLGLAGGRGEGVIFRKGKLVRKVPETEMVEALLEEARKMIEEKS, from the coding sequence ATGACAGAAAATACCCGTCAAATTATGGTTGGCGATGTTGCCGTCGGTGGCGGCGCTCCGGTATCGGTGCAGTCGATGACCAACACCGATACCCGCAACGTCGCAGCCACCCTTGAGCAAATTCGGCAACTGACCGCAGCTGGCTGCGAAATCGTTCGTTGCGCCGTTCCAGACGCAACAGCGGCTGAAGCGTTAAGGGCGATCAAGGCCGAGTGTCCGATTCCGCTGATCGCCGATATCCATTTTGATCACAAACTTGCTCTCGCCTCGGTCGCGGCCGGGGTCGACGCTTTGCGGATCAACCCCGGGAATATTGGCGAGACCTGGAAGGTCAGGGAGATCGTGGCGGCCTGTGCCGATCGCGGTATCCCGATTCGGATCGGCGTCAACGCCGGTTCCCTCGAGAAAAAAGTGCTGGAGGCCTATGGCCATCCCTGTGCCGAGGCCCTGGTGGTCAGCGCCATTGGCAATATCCGTATTCTCGAAGATCTCAATTTTGACCAGATCAAGGTCAGCATCAAGGCCTCCGATGTACAACGCACGATTGTTGCCTACCGGATGCTCGCCGGCAAGGTTGACTACCCTTTGCATATCGGAGTCACCGAAGCCGGTACGATCTGGAGCGGTACGATCAAGAGCGCGATCGGCATCGGGGCGCTGTTGGCCGAAGGTATCGGCGACACCCTGAGGGTTTCGCTGACCGGCGATCCGGTTGAAGAGATCCGGGTCGGCTGGGAGATTCTTAAGAGCCTGGAGTTACGCGAGCGGGGCCCGGTTTTTATCAGCTGTCCAACCTGCGGCCGCTGCGAAATCGACCTGATCGATGTCGCAGAGGAAGTTGAACGCCGTTTGCATGGACTGCCGAAGAAAATATCGGTAGCGGTCATGGGGTGTGTTGTCAATGGGCCGGGGGAGGCGCGCGAGGCTGATCTCGGTCTGGCCGGCGGCCGGGGGGAGGGCGTCATTTTCAGGAAAGGGAAACTGGTTCGTAAAGTTCCGGAGACGGAGATGGTTGAAGCGTTGCTGGAGGAAGCCCGGAAAATGATCGAAGAGAAAAGTTGA
- a CDS encoding glutamate synthase, with amino-acid sequence MFRLLLSTGLLFLLPLTVLAESADVKLLRQARSQIEIIAGELRQRVSRDVREKGAADALGACRLQVEGITDRLMSSSGWEIRRTSFKARNPGNSPDTWERDVLELFAMRQAAGDDLSSFEFAKLINVEGRRVFRYMKPIIVQKPCLTCHGSNLSAEVASQIAARYPDDKATGYRTGELRGAFSLLKVLPGAPPAALPGE; translated from the coding sequence ATGTTCCGTCTATTACTGTCAACAGGGCTGCTGTTTCTTTTACCGCTGACGGTGTTGGCCGAAAGTGCTGATGTGAAATTGTTGCGGCAGGCCCGCTCGCAGATTGAAATTATTGCCGGAGAGCTCCGGCAACGGGTGTCGCGTGACGTACGTGAAAAAGGTGCCGCCGATGCCCTGGGGGCGTGCCGATTGCAGGTCGAAGGGATTACTGACCGGCTGATGTCGAGTAGTGGCTGGGAGATTCGGCGGACCTCATTCAAGGCAAGAAATCCAGGCAACAGCCCCGATACCTGGGAGCGGGATGTCCTTGAACTGTTTGCAATGCGCCAGGCCGCAGGTGACGATCTCTCTTCTTTCGAGTTTGCCAAGCTGATCAATGTTGAAGGTCGTCGCGTCTTCCGTTACATGAAGCCGATTATTGTGCAGAAGCCATGCCTGACCTGCCACGGGTCGAACCTGTCGGCTGAGGTCGCGAGCCAGATTGCGGCGAGATATCCCGACGACAAGGCGACCGGCTATCGAACCGGTGAACTGCGTGGGGCCTTCAGCCTGCTCAAGGTTCTTCCGGGCGCTCCTCCTGCCGCTCTTCCCGGAGAGTGA
- the yedF gene encoding sulfurtransferase-like selenium metabolism protein YedF, which produces MKTLDMRKHQCPYPVVQTRKAMLDDPESPLTVLVGDETARENVSRLAESMGYSIDTEENDDTYTLSLAPGEVKKEEAASQTISGKTVTLITSELMGRGDDELGHILMKNYLVTLTEMADAPDKMLLVNSGVKLACTGSDAIEALEKLACMGVDIASCGLCLEFYELKDSLLVGRTTNMLEVAESLQTAGRLIRM; this is translated from the coding sequence ATGAAAACCCTCGATATGCGAAAGCACCAGTGTCCCTACCCGGTCGTACAAACCCGCAAGGCGATGCTCGATGATCCCGAATCGCCGCTGACGGTTCTCGTCGGCGACGAAACCGCCCGGGAAAATGTCAGCCGCCTCGCAGAAAGTATGGGTTACAGCATCGATACGGAAGAAAACGACGATACCTATACACTCAGCCTCGCGCCGGGCGAAGTTAAAAAGGAAGAAGCGGCCAGCCAGACAATAAGCGGCAAAACCGTGACTCTGATTACCTCTGAATTGATGGGCCGGGGTGATGATGAACTCGGCCACATTTTGATGAAGAACTACCTGGTGACCCTCACCGAAATGGCCGATGCCCCTGACAAGATGCTGCTGGTCAATAGCGGTGTTAAACTGGCCTGTACCGGCTCCGATGCCATAGAGGCTCTTGAAAAACTTGCCTGCATGGGGGTCGATATTGCTTCGTGCGGTCTCTGTCTTGAATTTTACGAGCTCAAGGATAGCCTGCTGGTTGGCCGCACCACCAATATGCTCGAAGTAGCCGAATCGCTGCAGACCGCCGGAAGACTTATCAGGATGTAA